The DNA window TTAGGGTTGGACAGTTATCAAAAACAACGTCAGAATGTTGAGCAGCAATTTCTTAGCATGAGCGATAAATTCCGTGAGAAAATGGTATCCTTTGTTGATGGGGAGTCGAAGAACATGGTATTCACAGAAGATCTGAAGAATATGTTACATTTAGCAAACGATAATCCGACTGACTTGGAACTGCTTTCGAAAATGTTAATCAAATTTAACAAACAGAATAAGGAATTGAGATTTGGCTCATTTGTATTTGGACCCGTCGTTATGCGTACTTATTATTACTTAGACAAAACCGATGAAGCGTTGGCTGCCTTCAATAATCCTGAATTGGAAGgatttttcaatcaagtaGTCAGCTGTCAGATCCTAATGGATTTGTTGTACAATCATGGAAGATATGCTGAAATCAGACAAGTATTTGATACTATTGAGTCCAAGAACATCCTGGGTACTAGTTTCCCAAAAGATGTTGTCGTCTTAGTTTTTGCAGCGTGTTACAAAGAGGTAGGCAACTTTCATAGATGAGTCACTTGCTGTGTTGGATAGTATATTTTTGTCACAGAAGAACTTTGtcttttcagaaaatttatccTTCACTAGTTCTACAATCACAGTATCGATGCTCTGCATGTATCATTAACAGGTGTActttaattttgtttcagaaCTCCACCGAGAGTTTCGAGTATGCTTTGAACTgttatcaaaaattaaaaatgaggGGTAACTACTTAGTCCGTAGAGCTGCCACATTCTTTGCAGGACTTGCCTTGAAACAAGGAAGACCCGAAATCACAGCAGAGGTTATGtttaatgaaaaacaattcaattATGTCTCGGTCAGACTCCTCAAGGTTGCAGCTCTGTCGGATCTTGACAGGCTCGACGATGTATTGCCAATACTGAGAAATTCCCTGAGTAATGACCGCATATCTCAGGTCAAGCATCTTTACCCGATAGAAGTGGTACGTGATTATTGTATTTCTGATATACTAGATACTTGACTCATCAttgtattcatttatttagtTGGATAAAGTTCAGAAAGCCATAGAGAGAGCACAGTTAGATGAGAATGATCCCATGGTGACTGTACTCAGGCAATTAAAGTCAAACGATCACATCGAAACAAAAGTGAGTAGACTTTAACTCTAGATTAAACCTATCTGATTAATAttcattatgtttttgatgaaaaaatttcctattTGGACGACAAATTGTGGTTAATAATATGTTGTATGTAAATCGTGCTGTTCAAGTCGTCAGATACTCTGATCTGTTAATTATGATTACGAATTTATAgctaaatattatttttcacacttaATTGCAGACATTGGATGACGTTCTTTGTACGACAATAATTGGTCGCATTAAGGATCAAGGGCAGTACAAAACTCCTGCAAATTTCAGAACTAGAGCATATAACCCAAGTGAAAGAACACGTAGACCATACAACGAATATCAACGGACTGGTTTGAAAGACCTAGTTTAGAAGTGGAACGGAACTTGGAGCATAAAACATTACAATTCGTGTAATTAGTGACGacataatataaaaatcacAATCGAATGTAAACCTTATGCAATACAAGTCGTTAGTAACTCATAGTTTCTCTGTTTAGACCGTTAATACAGATTTATAGGATATCCAACGTACCAAAACTGGTGAAATCTTCCTTTAATTCAGGATATTTCCTTTAGTTGATTGCatacagaaaaattaaattcatcgaATAGTTTTACCAATACACAACTTATCCTGATATTACGATTCGGTCAGCCATAAGACTAGCCTTTCTTTCGTTGTTTGATAACCATTGAGCCATGGGTCTGGTCATTGCAAACCGCCGTCGTATGATGGAAATTAACACCGTCATCCAATGAGCGCTTGGACTAGAATCTTTGAAATTCGATCTGAAATGGAGGGAAAATTTCTACATATAAGGTTTGTTATGTGTAGCAAATATTAGGTATATCAGGACTTCCAACGCCCGGAGTAAAGCAAAATAGTGGCATTAGTATCATCAATTACGAAAAATAGTTGCACAAATAGTGTCACCCCAGGCCATCTACAGTTACCTTTATTGAGAATAATTTATACTTTAAGGATCTAACAGGGTCGTAACAAACCGGTAAAACCGGGAATAGTCAGTGAATTTTGTCTATCGGGAAAAGTTAGGGAATTATGATGGACCATAGAGAAAAAGacactttttttataaatcgttttcaaacttcaattATGCTTAGTAAATTCAGTTAAGCTAACTTTCGGAAATGGTATCattcaatttctaattatttgtgTGAAACGAAGGAAtccaaatttatatattcaaggTGCACAACTTCTGGACCTTTTGGTTGTAAGATTTCCCGGACATTACCTAAGTTTTGTGGGAAAACGTCAGGAAATCCTGAATTATTTGACGGCAAAAAtcagggaattttatttgagcAAAATTGTCACCACCCTATCTaacaataatgtaataaaccaacctttttaaattcagaaatcaaatgagaaaaattaaagtcGTGGTACagcgtaaaatatttttataaaaaactGATACAATAATCATGAAATACTGAAGAAGTTATATACGATTTTGTTCTATGTTAAGCGGGAGACTTTTATGACACGGGACTTAGaattttccataaatttttttatttaatcattcTACGAAACGTGAATTGTTTAAgcaatttcaagttttttcttccaagttaatattttggaaattGCACGGGATAAGTTGAACAAAAAGCGGTTatgaatcaaaatttcaagtgggTATATTTGGCTTGAAAGGCCTCAGCTGCGTATGATCTGTGTCATACCATGCCGCAGCACTTTTAAGTCAAtcactgttttaaaataattgaagatataaatattttaaagagtgtgtttcgatttttgaatttttatgctaAATTTCAACATTGTTTAACTTCCAAAATATTCAAGTAAAGAAAAGTTGATTTGCAGATTAATTTGTTCCATGGCATCAGTGAAACAATTGCAGAAGAATAGGAAACATCGAGGccaacttttcatttatttcacatGCAGCTGTCACCAATGCTAGAAGCATGTGATTTTTTACCATGTGATACGACATCTTTTCacttttaaagaaaaaataataattaccgtGGAAGAAGTGCTGCAACCAATGTAGCCCAACTTTCCGCCATATAGGGAAATGAGTGTATTGTCTTTTCACTAGATTTCAATCCTTTATCACCCAGGCCTGAAACAAGATGACTAATCGATGAGGTACAGCTCACTTTTGCCACGGTAtctgtacaattttttcggCCCAAATATAGAGCCTTCTCTGCACTGTTACCAATGATTTTTGGCTCTGACTCAGGCAACAAACGCACCAATGATACCCATGATTCGACATCACCTAGCATTGAAACAAACATCCAACTAACAATCGttcaaaaattgttaaaattcgATCGCTAGGTATTTACTTACCAGGATGTCTGTGTGCAGCTTTACTCAATACTCTAATAGCAGTTTTACGATCATCTTGAACAACATGCGCGTAAGCGGAGAGCAAAGTAATATGATTTCTGTGTTCTGGATGATCCTGATATGGCTTCAACTCCTTCAGAACCAAGGCAGTCAAGTTAATGTCTTGATGAAGTAATCCGAGTGCAGCTGCGGCAAGGAGTCCGGAAACGGTTGGCGGTTGAATTCGAATGCATTGGAAAAGTAGAGTCTTTGCATCATCAACGCCTTGAAACATGTAGGCCATAGCTGCCATCGCGCAAAGTACATGCGCCTTATCTGAGCCATCACCTGCTAGCCAATGCAAGGCTGCTTCGTAAGCACCATAAGATTCTTCGTATCTCTCGGCTACTGACAacaagaaaattgttttagcAGCACTTAAGAGGAGGTGAAATggggataatttttttgtaatggTGACCTATTCAACAGGTAACAGGAAACGATActagtttttcatttcaagtaAGTTACAACCAAAAACTGTAAATACTTCAATAGAAATGGTCACATGCCATGAGATTGCCTACTTTAATTACAAGCTCGAAATAGCATATTCGAGAATTGAGAAAACTGCAGAAAGAACAGACAAACTTTTCCTGTGATCGTATAGATTGAATGATGCATACCTTTGAATAACGAAAGAGCAAGCTGACAGTGGGAATTGAAATCAGCATTTTTTATACCCTGACAAAGTTGAACAGCTTCATCAAATTTATTGAGCTGTACTAAACTGCGCGATAAGTTAACACGCAAGGAGTCTTTCTCATTATCTTTGGTGGCTAATTTTAAAGCCAACGTAAATGCCCTGACTGCAGGGTTATACAATTTTTGGCGCTCTAGTAATAAACCATGAGCATTCAAGGCACAGGGATCATCAGGAACATgttctgtaaaaatttaatttataatctTATTCCATAATTACATAAATTCCTTAGAATAGCTAGTCAATAATAGTAATTGACTTACCGAGGTACCAATTTATCCCGTCCATTGCCACAGATACCGCATGCATATTTTcaattgtgtatatataaagAGGATCTTTTTTTGCTTCGGAGTTTAAAAGAGTTGTTAAAACCCAATGAGTGTAACCCAATGCAGCCTGATTGTGATACCCTAACTGCGTAGTGTGCCTGAACAGATCCATAGCTTCTTTTCTAGTCATTTTCTCAGCAATTAGAGCCTGACCTATCCAACTATTGTTATACCCAGGATCGACTCGTTGAGCTCGTGAAAATGCTTCGTTTGCCCTATAAGGATCGCCTTGAAGTTAAGGGAATAGAAATAGcgagtttttaaaattgaaatattttttggttaaCCGGTGTCAAACACGAAAAATATATACCCAAATGTAGATACAGAGTTCCTAAGTTACTCCAAGCTACAGGATTTTGCAATTCCATGTCAATCGCCATCACGTAACAATGCTGTGAAAGGGCGTAATTCTTAATTTCATGTGTCATGCAGATCACACCCAATAGATTCCAATGCATCCAAGAAGATGGTGCTATTTTTATAGCTTGCTTAGCAGCTGCTGCAGCTTTATTAGCCACGTCATGACGATCGGAGACtgaattcattttcaactgTGATAAATAACAGGATGCCAAATCATGCCAAAGTAATGCAGAAACTGGTGATAAACTTAATGCACGGCAGTATGACCTAGAAACAAggtaatattataaatatttacaaaatccTTTCATAGTTTAAGACTTCAAATAGCTCTctgtattataaaaatatgtcaCATAGATGCCATGAAAACGGTGGTAAAGGCAGAGATTATATTATGAAGACTATTTATCTCACGGAAATTCCAAGTCTCTTTActtaaaattagaaaattgattattactTTATGGACAATGAGAATATATCAGCTCTTTCAATTGTTACATGCTGTTCTTGAGTTTGAGATTTGACTAGGCCAGCAGTAATTTTCATGAAGCAATACTTCTTTGGTAAAGTTGCTATTTGGTAACAAGCATCACCCAATAGTTTCCAAATGCAAGAAATCCCACTATTTTCTGTGATAGCTGTAGTCAAGTAGTCAGCAGCTAGTTCTGCATTTTCTCTTGATCGACCCAGCAGTTGTTTACAAGCATATTCTTTAGACAAGCCAAGTAATGTTTCTGCTAGTCCTTTTAATGCTGGGATATAGCTCTGTTCAGACAGTAAGACTTGCTCGAAATCTTTTTTGGCTTCTATAAATTGACTCAGTATCTAAAAGAGTATATTGGTTGAAACTGGTGCAAAAATCGTATAGCTCGAAGAATTAACTCGTGATAACTACCAGTTTAATGTTAGCTATTTGTATCATGGGATATAAAGATCCAGGAATCAGTTCCAAGGCACGGTGGTATGATTTGAGTGCTGATGTATGAGCTCCTCTTTCCAAGTATGCATCAGCCAAAATCTCCCAGCAATGgctgtagaaaaataaaatgaaccaGATACTCATATCCGTGATCACAATATTTCTAACTTACTTGTCATTCGGATTGCTCCTTATAACATTACGCAATGAGTTTATTGCCTGCTCAGGTTCTCCCTGGTCTAAATAATGCAAGCCCAATTGAAGCCAAGCCCACTTAGGTCCCCCTCCGTACATTGTTACACGCTGCAGCAACTGCATGTTTGCTTCCTATAGAACATATAAAAACATTCTGTTATACATGCATCTCAATACCTGATACGGTTTCAGAAGAAATTTCAGCCTGCTTTGGTGATGTGTTGTTCATAGGAATATACTTACACTGTTTTTCAAGAGCCTGAAAGCTGTACTAAGACCGATTCCTGCTTCTTCAGAGGCTGGATTGATTTGCAAGGCTTTTTGATAACATTTTCGACACCGTTCCAAGTCTTTGCCATATCGTTGATAGTAGTGACCCAAATAAACCAAGCACTCCCAGTTGTAAGGATCGGCATGAATGCCTTTCAGAAATGCCATTTGGCTGTGATTGTAGTCACCCATTTCCCAATGAATTTTTCCCAGCACCAACCACGCTTCCGAGTTCTCTAAAGCCGAGCCAAGAACATCTGCAGCttcatctaattttttttggttttttaagGCAATCGCTTTAAGGACGGTAGCTTCGACTTTTGTTTCCGAGTAATTTTCAAGTTCCTTCAACAAGTCATTTGCCTTTGGATCTTCAAGTTGAACACGCACACGTGCcaatattaatttaaatttgtgCGAAGACGAATCTCTGCTGATTCTCTGGCAAgtgaatatttacaaattttcaattaatcccTCATTTGCCGAATACAAAAAGCTGACattgttaaaatttgacaaagTCAAAACTCACATCTTCAATCATTTCCATAGAAATAGTCGAGTCTTTTGAATTTGCAGTTCGACTTATTGCCTCGAACATAGCAAGTTGTATCTTCAGCTCTATCTTGCATGGAGTGTCAGGTTTTATTAATTGGTTAGCGCGGGCAGCTGCCCTTTCAGCTTCCTCAAAACAATAGAGTTTTAAATTAACTTCCGCTAAAGCCACCCACGGGTGCAACCAGTTTGGTTTAAGAAAAACGACGTGATTTAAAGTGTCCCTTGCCTCAATGAAATTAGCACTTTGGTATAAATTTACTGCTTTAGCCATCGCTGCCATACTTGAATCGGCGTTCAGAACTTGTAGTGTTTCATAAAATGGTGTTATTTCTATACCATTGCATGAACCATTTAAAATACTTTTCTCTGAATACACTCGACAAATCCATTCTGAGAATAAAGAGTGCaattaaagtaaagaaaattacaGCAGGGGTgaaaagttgtaaataaattttatcaatacGAACAGTTCCCTATGCACCTACCCAACGGATATGTGTCATCAGAAAACTCTTTGTGCATACTAGCAGCTTCTGTAAGTAAAGCATCTAATTTTCCGATATTAtacagaattttcaaatattttctgtaatATTCTTGCCTATTAGTTACATTGACATCTTTGCACACCTTTGCAAGTGTATCTTCTAACAGAGTAGAATATTCCTTTAAATCTTTTGGATACTGAGTTAAAATCTTCGCCAAGCTAGAACTGATTATTCTTACTCTATCTTCGCTCAacatttctctctctttaaGCTGGTTAAAAGTTGATATAACTTGTGCCAAGGCTGTATCATCTTGTATTTGTAATACAAGATCCACAATTTTGTTGATTGTGGGAGAAAACTTTGCAGAATCgctaaaaataattgattaaataagTTTTGTGCAATTAACTCTTATCAAACACAAAATTAAGGTAGTTCTGAATTTTGTTcagatatgaaaaattgttaataaaaattacctaTCGACCTGCAACAGTTTGCTGTGAGCTGTGATCAGTTCCAGCAGCGCAGAATGGTTACTTGGTTCTCGCTCGTAAAATGCAACTAAACCTTGCCAGGCCAAAATGTTATTGGGCTGAAGTTCTGCTGCCTTTTTGAGAGCTAACGGAGCTTGAGATCTCAGTTCTTCTACTTCCTGCATAGCGGCCCCAAGCAGGACTAGTGCTACGTAATTCTGTTTATCCTCCTTAAGGATGGTTTTACATCTTTTTATAGCTTCCTTGAATTCTTTTTGCTTGATCAATTCCCGAGCCTCTTTCAATCCCAATTTCATCACTTTCGACATATTGatgtctgaaaaaattggtgAGATTCTGAGCTTGACTAAATAATCATTATGAACTTGATTAATTGAAAGATTTGTGAATTTCTCACACATTTTCTTAGGCAACTTCAAACAAGGAAAGGTAAAAGAACGGACAATATCTTGTAGAAGCAATTGCAGTAGTGTTTATATTTATGTGATCGGATATCTTTAATTTATTGTGGTACATACCCGCGCTTATTTACAAGAATATTCGAATTTACATAGATGCGGTAGTCTTCAATGAGAATTTTTGCAGTTCTGTTCAACGAGATATTTTATTCCGGTTCCATCATTCTTGTTTAAAGACTGATCTGTttttgaaacttgattttATATCAAGACATAACCACAAGTCCGCAATTACGTATACTGTAGATTTTCAGTACTGACAGTACGGTCAGTCGATTTCCGAATACGctctaaaaaattgtacgcgttttgtctccgttttttagttcctctacgtggcgctagtagacttctgacacgctcACTGCCCCTGCTAAGGCTGACCCCGCGTAAGCTTGTCAGACtactactagcgccactagtggtggagattggcggcagaatcgagagacattttgcgaaccacttttagcagcgtgtgtcagggggctggtcTTACACACAGGTCGGGGAACTCCGGTGGTGGGACTGGGGTAGGCTGTGCGAGAGAGATGGAAATAGGTTGTTGACCGTCTGTGGTTTTGAAATTCCTTTCCGTCTCTTTCGCACAGCCTGAATCCCTCGATAGCAGCAACACTCGTGGTCACCAGGCGAAACGGCCGGTGCTTCAATAGAGGACACCCCTACcactgaaattttcagcgaGTTTGAAGACCCGTATATAAGATTGTGCGTCAGAGTCACGGGTCAGAGTGTCAAATTCGTCGGCTGATGAAGATAGAAATTCTCATTGGAGCACCCAAGGTGCGGGGGCAACGGCAGCGGCCTATACTTACCGACTCACTAATGAGCGGCTCGCCAAAAATTCCCCTTAAGAAACAATTATACGGTACGTTGTAcggtatgtatatgtatatgtacgtacatacatacttaAATTCTCCACAAATTCGGCGATTTTTGGAAATTCGCGAAACATCTAGCGGCTTCCGAAATgcgtttttgtttgtttatattttctcgAGAACCATGTGAATAATAAAAGCTGGAGAGCAATTAAgaacaatttcaaaacaattattaggtgtaaaaattttcaataaattgtaGGGTCGCAGGCCAACTTCTCGTAGGTCGATGTACACGTCAGTATTCAACCGGCTATCTTGGGCAATCTTCAATCATCCTCTTTGTGGGCAACGTTACAGACAATAATAGTCTGGAGTACAACAGCTCACGCGTGATCAAAAGCATTAGATATATTAACCCTTTGCTCCCTTTACATTTTCCCGCTCTTTCTGATCGAACGACGATCTCGCCAGAAAAAATATCTGGATTACTCCAGAAATATAAGCTCCATGAATACGACCGGTTAAAAAGTTGCGCTACACGTGGACATATAGGTAATTGAATACAAAGCCGGCATCTGTCAACAGTGTCGTTGATGAGCGCTTTTGACCGTTGATACGAATCATAACGCTTTCGAATTTAGGAATTTCGAATGAAAGTACTTTTCATGtcgaattttattacaaaaaccAGTTGCTTTGCAAAACTTCAATGTCGAAAGTATTTCCGTTAGAAATTCTTAAATTTGAAGGCGTTATGATGGAAAAGGTCCGTTTGAACGTCACCCGATAGGACACCAGCATTATTgggcaacaaaaaaattggaagcTGTATTGGACACGAGATTTATCGGACACAGCCCGATTGGACACTAGCTGAGCCTTCAATTAATATTGTAACATATAAT is part of the Neodiprion virginianus isolate iyNeoVirg1 chromosome 5, iyNeoVirg1.1, whole genome shotgun sequence genome and encodes:
- the LOC124305673 gene encoding pentatricopeptide repeat-containing protein 2, mitochondrial-like → MARNIQSLLRTTLNVFNKSITQNICVSGTRTLYAATVLGLDSYQKQRQNVEQQFLSMSDKFREKMVSFVDGESKNMVFTEDLKNMLHLANDNPTDLELLSKMLIKFNKQNKELRFGSFVFGPVVMRTYYYLDKTDEALAAFNNPELEGFFNQVVSCQILMDLLYNHGRYAEIRQVFDTIESKNILGTSFPKDVVVLVFAACYKENSTESFEYALNCYQKLKMRGNYLVRRAATFFAGLALKQGRPEITAEVMFNEKQFNYVSVRLLKVAALSDLDRLDDVLPILRNSLSNDRISQVKHLYPIEVLDKVQKAIERAQLDENDPMVTVLRQLKSNDHIETKTLDDVLCTTIIGRIKDQGQYKTPANFRTRAYNPSERTRRPYNEYQRTGLKDLV
- the LOC124305670 gene encoding tetratricopeptide repeat protein 37 isoform X1, which produces MSKVMKLGLKEARELIKQKEFKEAIKRCKTILKEDKQNYVALVLLGAAMQEVEELRSQAPLALKKAAELQPNNILAWQGLVAFYEREPSNHSALLELITAHSKLLQVDSDSAKFSPTINKIVDLVLQIQDDTALAQVISTFNQLKEREMLSEDRVRIISSSLAKILTQYPKDLKEYSTLLEDTLAKVCKDVNVTNRQEYYRKYLKILYNIGKLDALLTEAASMHKEFSDDTYPLEWICRVYSEKSILNGSCNGIEITPFYETLQVLNADSSMAAMAKAVNLYQSANFIEARDTLNHVVFLKPNWLHPWVALAEVNLKLYCFEEAERAAARANQLIKPDTPCKIELKIQLAMFEAISRTANSKDSTISMEMIEDRISRDSSSHKFKLILARVRVQLEDPKANDLLKELENYSETKVEATVLKAIALKNQKKLDEAADVLGSALENSEAWLVLGKIHWEMGDYNHSQMAFLKGIHADPYNWECLVYLGHYYQRYGKDLERCRKCYQKALQINPASEEAGIGLSTAFRLLKNSEANMQLLQRVTMYGGGPKWAWLQLGLHYLDQGEPEQAINSLRNVIRSNPNDNHCWEILADAYLERGAHTSALKSYHRALELIPGSLYPMIQIANIKLILSQFIEAKKDFEQVLLSEQSYIPALKGLAETLLGLSKEYACKQLLGRSRENAELAADYLTTAITENSGISCIWKLLGDACYQIATLPKKYCFMKITAGLVKSQTQEQHVTIERADIFSLSIKSYCRALSLSPVSALLWHDLASCYLSQLKMNSVSDRHDVANKAAAAAKQAIKIAPSSWMHWNLLGVICMTHEIKNYALSQHCYVMAIDMELQNPVAWSNLGTLYLHLGDPYRANEAFSRAQRVDPGYNNSWIGQALIAEKMTRKEAMDLFRHTTQLGYHNQAALGYTHWVLTTLLNSEAKKDPLYIYTIENMHAVSVAMDGINWYLEHVPDDPCALNAHGLLLERQKLYNPAVRAFTLALKLATKDNEKDSLRVNLSRSLVQLNKFDEAVQLCQGIKNADFNSHCQLALSLFKAERYEESYGAYEAALHWLAGDGSDKAHVLCAMAAMAYMFQGVDDAKTLLFQCIRIQPPTVSGLLAAAALGLLHQDINLTALVLKELKPYQDHPEHRNHITLLSAYAHVVQDDRKTAIRVLSKAAHRHPGDVESWVSLVRLLPESEPKIIGNSAEKALYLGRKNCTDTVAKVSCTSSISHLVSGLGDKGLKSSEKTIHSFPYMAESWATLVAALLPRSNFKDSSPSAHWMTVLISIIRRRFAMTRPMAQWLSNNERKASLMADRIVISG
- the LOC124305670 gene encoding tetratricopeptide repeat protein 37 isoform X3, whose product is MSKVMKLGLKEARELIKQKEFKEAIKRCKTILKEDKQNYVALVLLGAAMQEVEELRSQAPLALKKAAELQPNNILAWQGLVAFYEREPSNHSALLELITAHSKLLQVDSDSAKFSPTINKIVDLVLQIQDDTALAQVISTFNQLKEREMLSEDRVRIISSSLAKILTQYPKDLKEYSTLLEDTLAKVCKDVNVTNRQEYYRKYLKILYNIGKLDALLTEAASMHKEFSDDTYPLEWICRVYSEKSILNGSCNGIEITPFYETLQVLNADSSMAAMAKAVNLYQSANFIEARDTLNHVVFLKPNWLHPWVALAEVNLKLYCFEEAERAAARANQLIKPDTPCKIELKIQLAMFEAISRTANSKDSTISMEMIEDRISRDSSSHKFKLILARVRVQLEDPKANDLLKELENYSETKVEATVLKAIALKNQKKLDEAADVLGSALENSEAWLVLGKIHWEMGDYNHSQMAFLKGIHADPYNWECLVYLGHYYQRYGKDLERCRKCYQKALQINPASEEAGIGLSTAFRLLKNSEANMQLLQRVTMYGGGPKWAWLQLGLHYLDQGEPEQAINSLRNVIRSNPNDKSYCRALSLSPVSALLWHDLASCYLSQLKMNSVSDRHDVANKAAAAAKQAIKIAPSSWMHWNLLGVICMTHEIKNYALSQHCYVMAIDMELQNPVAWSNLGTLYLHLGDPYRANEAFSRAQRVDPGYNNSWIGQALIAEKMTRKEAMDLFRHTTQLGYHNQAALGYTHWVLTTLLNSEAKKDPLYIYTIENMHAVSVAMDGINWYLEHVPDDPCALNAHGLLLERQKLYNPAVRAFTLALKLATKDNEKDSLRVNLSRSLVQLNKFDEAVQLCQGIKNADFNSHCQLALSLFKAERYEESYGAYEAALHWLAGDGSDKAHVLCAMAAMAYMFQGVDDAKTLLFQCIRIQPPTVSGLLAAAALGLLHQDINLTALVLKELKPYQDHPEHRNHITLLSAYAHVVQDDRKTAIRVLSKAAHRHPGDVESWVSLVRLLPESEPKIIGNSAEKALYLGRKNCTDTVAKVSCTSSISHLVSGLGDKGLKSSEKTIHSFPYMAESWATLVAALLPRSNFKDSSPSAHWMTVLISIIRRRFAMTRPMAQWLSNNERKASLMADRIVISG
- the LOC124305670 gene encoding tetratricopeptide repeat protein 37 isoform X4 encodes the protein MHKEFSDDTYPLEWICRVYSEKSILNGSCNGIEITPFYETLQVLNADSSMAAMAKAVNLYQSANFIEARDTLNHVVFLKPNWLHPWVALAEVNLKLYCFEEAERAAARANQLIKPDTPCKIELKIQLAMFEAISRTANSKDSTISMEMIEDRISRDSSSHKFKLILARVRVQLEDPKANDLLKELENYSETKVEATVLKAIALKNQKKLDEAADVLGSALENSEAWLVLGKIHWEMGDYNHSQMAFLKGIHADPYNWECLVYLGHYYQRYGKDLERCRKCYQKALQINPASEEAGIGLSTAFRLLKNSEANMQLLQRVTMYGGGPKWAWLQLGLHYLDQGEPEQAINSLRNVIRSNPNDNHCWEILADAYLERGAHTSALKSYHRALELIPGSLYPMIQIANIKLILSQFIEAKKDFEQVLLSEQSYIPALKGLAETLLGLSKEYACKQLLGRSRENAELAADYLTTAITENSGISCIWKLLGDACYQIATLPKKYCFMKITAGLVKSQTQEQHVTIERADIFSLSIKSYCRALSLSPVSALLWHDLASCYLSQLKMNSVSDRHDVANKAAAAAKQAIKIAPSSWMHWNLLGVICMTHEIKNYALSQHCYVMAIDMELQNPVAWSNLGTLYLHLGDPYRANEAFSRAQRVDPGYNNSWIGQALIAEKMTRKEAMDLFRHTTQLGYHNQAALGYTHWVLTTLLNSEAKKDPLYIYTIENMHAVSVAMDGINWYLEHVPDDPCALNAHGLLLERQKLYNPAVRAFTLALKLATKDNEKDSLRVNLSRSLVQLNKFDEAVQLCQGIKNADFNSHCQLALSLFKAERYEESYGAYEAALHWLAGDGSDKAHVLCAMAAMAYMFQGVDDAKTLLFQCIRIQPPTVSGLLAAAALGLLHQDINLTALVLKELKPYQDHPEHRNHITLLSAYAHVVQDDRKTAIRVLSKAAHRHPGDVESWVSLVRLLPESEPKIIGNSAEKALYLGRKNCTDTVAKVSCTSSISHLVSGLGDKGLKSSEKTIHSFPYMAESWATLVAALLPRSNFKDSSPSAHWMTVLISIIRRRFAMTRPMAQWLSNNERKASLMADRIVISG
- the LOC124305670 gene encoding tetratricopeptide repeat protein 37 isoform X2; this encodes MSKVMKLGLKEARELIKQKEFKEAIKRCKTILKEDKQNYVALVLLGAAMQEVEELRSQAPLALKKAAELQPNNILAWQGLVAFYEREPSNHSALLELITAHSKLLQVDSDSAKFSPTINKIVDLVLQIQDDTALAQVISTFNQLKEREMLSEDRVRIISSSLAKILTQYPKDLKEYSTLLEDTLAKVCKDVNVTNRQEYYRKYLKILYNIGKLDALLTEAASMHKEFSDDTYPLEWICRVYSEKSILNGSCNGIEITPFYETLQVLNADSSMAAMAKAVNLYQSANFIEARDTLNHVVFLKPNWLHPWVALAEVNLKLYCFEEAERAAARANQLIKPDTPCKIELKIQLAMFEAISRTANSKDSTISMEMIEDRISRDSSSHKFKLILARVRVQLEDPKANDLLKELENYSETKVEATVLKAIALKNQKKLDEAADVLGSALENSEAWLVLGKIHWEMGDYNHSQMAFLKGIHADPYNWECLVYLGHYYQRYGKDLERCRKCYQKALQINPASEEAGIGLSTAFRLLKNSEANMQLLQRVTMYGGGPKWAWLQLGLHYLDQGEPEQAINSLRNVIRSNPNDNHCWEILADAYLERGAHTSALKSYHRALELIPGSLYPMIQIANIKLILSQFIEAKKDFEQVLLSEQSYIPALKGLAETLLGLSKEYACKQLLGRSRENAELAADYLTTAITENSGISCIWKLLGDACYQIATLPKKYCFMKITAGLVKSQTQEQHVTIERADIFSLSIKSYCRALSLSPVSALLWHDLASCYLSQLKMNSVSDRHDVANKAAAAAKQAIKIAPSSWMHWNLLGVICMTHEIKNYALSQHCYVMAIDMELQNPVAWSNLGTLYLHLGDPYRANEAFSRAQRVDPGYNNSWIGQALIAEKMTRKEAMDLFRHTTQLGYHNQAALGYTHWVLTTLLNSEAKKDPLYIYTIENMHAVSVAMDGINWYLEHVPDDPCALNAHGLLLERQKLYNPAVRAFTLALKLATKDNEKDSLRVNLSRSLVQLNKFDEAVQLCQGIKNADFNSHCQLALSLFKAERYEESYGAYEAALHWLAGDGSDKAHVLCAMAAMAYMFQGVDDAKTLLFQCIRIQPPTVSGLLAAAALGLLHQDINLTALVLKELKPYQDHPEHRNHITLLSAYAHVVQDDRKTAIRVLSKAAHRHPGDVESWVSLVRLLPESEPKIIGNSAEKALYLGRKNCTDTVAKVSCTSSISHLVSGLGDKGLKSSEKTIHSFPYMAESWATLVAALLPRIGDSCM